One genomic segment of Penaeus chinensis breed Huanghai No. 1 chromosome 24, ASM1920278v2, whole genome shotgun sequence includes these proteins:
- the LOC125038054 gene encoding glycine-rich cell wall structural protein 1-like encodes MKLLVVSALVVAAYAAPQGYNLASPSGGGFSHGGGHSSGSGFSSGGGASGGGFSSGGGISGGGFSSSGGISGGGFSNDGGISGVGFSGGGGVSGGGFSGGSSGGFGGGSGGHAGGCRDGEILHVDGSCVVPVITRNVFVYDAPEQTQQPSGPPPSVPPPRVDHNILFVRLPEGGVGPEPIIVPPPRQENIVYVLNKNDGAGGQRVIEVTAPPATNPEVYFVNYEDGENPTLPIGVDLETALNAAASAGGQVIGGAGGSGGFGGDGGFGGSGSGGFGGDGGFGGSGAGGFGGDGGFGGSAGGSGGFGGAGGVSGGFGGVSGGSGGFGGSGAGSSGGFGGSGGSGGSPSTLYSGP; translated from the exons ATGAAGCTCTTG GTTGTCTCGGCACTCGTGGTCGCAGCTTACGCGGCACCTCAAGGCTACAATTTGGCCTCGCCATCGGGAGGTGGATTCTCCCATGGTGGAGGTCACTCATCTGGAAGTGGCTTCTCTAGTGGCGGCGGAGCCTCCGGTGGAGGATTCTCCAGTGGCggtggaatctctggtggaggattttcaagcagcggaggaatctctggtggaggattttcaaatgATGGTGGAATCTCTGGTGTAGGATTCTCAGGTGGCGGTGGAGTGTCTGGTGGAGGTTTCTCCGGTGGAAGCAGTGGTGGATTTGGTGGTGGATCTGGAGGTCACGCTGGTGGGTGTCGTGATGGAGAGATCCTGCATGTAGATGGATCTTGCGTTGTTCCTGTAATCACgagaaatgtatttgtgtatgatgcTCCAGAACAAACTCAGCAGCCAAGCGGTCCACCACCAAGTGTCCCACCACCAAGAGTGGACCATAACATTCTGTTCGTGCGACTTCCTGAAGGAGGAGTAGGACCTGAACCCATCATCGTTCCTCCACCAAGGCAAGAGAACATCGTGTATGTCCTGAACAAGAACGATGGAGCAGGAGGCCAGCGAGTAATTGAGGTTACTGCTCCTCCAGCGACCAACCCCGAGGTTTACTTTGTCAACTACGAAGATGGAGAGAACCCAACTCTTCCCATTGGCGTTGATCTTGAGACTGCTCTTAATGCTGCCGCTAGTGCTGGTGGTCAAGTGATCGGAGGCGCCGGAGGATCAGGTGGCTTTGGAGGCGATGGAGGATTTGGCGGTAGTGGATCAGGTGGCTTTGGAGGCGATGGAGGATTTGGCGGTAGTGGAGCAGGTGGttttggaggagatggagggtttGGTGGTAGTGCAGGCGGAAGTGGAGgattcggtggtgcaggaggagtaagtggaggtttcggtggcgTAAGTGGAGGAAGCGGAGGCTTTGGCGGAAGTGGAGCAGGAAGTAGTGGAGGatttggaggaagtggaggcagtGGTGGTTCTCCATCCACTTTATATTCTGGCCCTTAA